A window of Vigna unguiculata cultivar IT97K-499-35 chromosome 4, ASM411807v1, whole genome shotgun sequence contains these coding sequences:
- the LOC114180818 gene encoding uncharacterized protein LOC114180818, with the protein MTPAFNNNSQRNYGQNKNNSSAGSRSDVVTGSHSVSKNKVVKYPFQVIQSLQNRFNLDDETTRQHNNSDTTNDDSATITDDELLNIGEPCLECQYCKAQLWYEERAEKCNTSKGVEFSLCCQKGKVQIPLLERPPNLLEGLLNGEDQRSKSFLQNIRVYNSMFAFTSIGGKIDNSMNNGSAPPQFILNGQNYHRIGSLLPEHGSKPKFAQLYIYDTENEMTNRVNHFSSNTKESVIDESLVADLIQMIDNHNVLAKTFRRVRDLSLEHMESDFTLRLFRGRNKDPRVYNTPSCDEIAALIVGDFGNMDVGRDIVVKKCSGELTRLHETHTAFIPLQYPLMFPYGEDGYQEDIPIRECHSKTKSRVRVRISLREFIAFRIQQRAVEAGNIVNACRLFQQFLVDCYTMVEAQRLSFIRANQKLIRCDILNGLQEAVNRGETDPSLIGRRIVLPASFTGGTRYMFNNCQDAMAICKKFGYPDLFITITCNVNWSEIKEFVLAKGLSASDRPDIVCRVFKMKLDEMMTDFKKKDFFGKSTAGMYTVEFQKRGLPHAHILLWLDGESKLKNSTDIDKVISAELPNSDLYPKLEKVVSSYMIHGPCGPARRNSPCMKEGRCSKFYPKKFRSSTSIDEDGYPCYRRLHNGRFVEKNGIKLDNRSVVPYNPQLLMRYQAHVNTEYCNKTNSIKYLFKYVNKGPDRATIKISKNSAQSEKSTIIDEIKRYYDCRYLSPCEAAWRIFAFDIHHRWPPVQRLTFHLPGQQSALFKDDDDINVVFNRYENANTMFLAWFEANKVYEEGKQLTYSEFPSKFVWFAKEKEWKPRKKGYNIGRLTYIPPGSGELYYLRILLTIQKGCIDYESIKTIDGKYYETYQEACYVLGLLADDKEYIDAIKEASEFACGYELRRLFVTLLSMNTISKPDIVWNCTWSILCDGILYQKRKEMNLPGLQIETAELQKLCLLEIEEMLLSNGRSLKDYPSLPQLDLSDVHTFNNRFIVDELQYNKQDMAREHDSLFKALNDEQIDVYQHIMTAVLSKKGGFFFLYGYGGTGKTFMWKTLSAGLRSKGMIVLNVASSGIASLLLPGGKTAHSTFCIPLLINEESTCNIAQGSLRAKLLMATSLIIWDEAPMMNRMCFEAFDRTLRDIMRNVDDANKDKPFGGKAVVLGGDFRQILPVIKKGSKFDIIKSSINYSVLWNCCKVLKLSKNMRLSTTSNTETANDIQEFADWILKIGDARMDLNENGECIVEIPEQILITNTDLPLLSLVEFVYPEFVVNMLNPNYFDDGAILCPTNDSVEQVNDFMLSLIGGDEVTYLSSDTPCQSDEQDEVQSEWFTSEFLNDIKCSGIPNHKLKLKTGVPIMLLRNIDQAKGLCNGTRLQVKHLGKNVICATVITGKNIGDSIFIPRMDLVPSDSGLPFKFQRRQFPISLCFAMTINKSQGQTLSRVGLYLPQPVFTHGQLYVAISRVKTKRGLKILILDEDGKVTNTTKNVVYKEIFETL; encoded by the exons ATGACTCCAGCTTTTAACAATAACAGTCAGAGAAATTATGGACAAAATAAGAACAATTCCAGTGCAG GTTCGAGATCAGATGTTGTAACTGGGTCGCATTCTGTTTCTAAGAATAAAGTTGTGAAATATCCTTTTCAAGTCATACAATCACTTCAAAACAGATTCAATCTTGATGATGAAACAACAAGACAACATAATAATTCAGACACAACAAACGATGATTCAGCAACAATAACAGATGATG aatTGCTCAATATTGGAGAACCTTGCTTGGAATGCCAATACTGTAAAGCTCAACTTTGGTATGAAGAAAGAGCAGAAAAATGTAACACATCTAAGGGAGTTGAATTCTCATTGTgttgtcaaaagggaaaagtaCAAATTCCACTATTAGAAAGACCACCTAATCTGCTTGAAGGTTTGTTAAATGGTGAAGATCAGAGAAGcaaatcatttttacaaaacaTAAGAGTATACAATAGCATGTTTGCATTTACTTCAATTGGTGGTAAGATTGATAATTCAATGAACAATGGTTCTGCTCCTCCACAATTTATTCTTAATGGACAGAACTATCACCGTATTGGCAGTTTATTGCCAGAGCATGGATCAAAGCCAAAGTTTGCACAACTATACATATATGATACCGAAAATGAAATGACTAACAGAGTCAACCATTTCAG ttcaaacaCAAAGGAATCTGTTATAGATGAATCATTGGTTGCTGATTTGATTCAAATGATTGACAATCACAATGTTCTTGCCAAAACTTTTAGAAGAGTAAGAGATTTGTCACTGGAACATATGGAATCAGATTTCACGCTAAGACTATTTAGAGGCAGAAACAAAGACCCCAGAGTCTACAATACACCTTCATGTGATGAAATAGCTGCACTTATAGTTGGTGATTTTGGCAATATGGATGTAGGCAGAGATATAGTGGTAAAAAAATGTTCTGGTGAATTAACCAGACTGCACGAAACTCACACCGCTTTCATTCCACTACAATATCCTCTCATGTTTCCATATGGAGAAGATGGTTATCAAGAGGATATACCAATAAGAGAATgtcattcaaaaacaaaatccagGGTAAGAGTTAGAATTTCTTTGCGAGAATTTATTGCGTTTAGAATACAACAAAGAGCTGTAGAAGCAGGAAATATTGTGAATGCATGCAGATTGTTCCAACAGTTTCTGGTGGATTGCTATACAATGGTTGAAGCGCAAAGGTTGTCATTCATCAGAGCGAATCAGAAGTTAATTCGCTGTGATATTCTTAATGGATTACAAGAAGCTGTTAATAGAGGAGAGACAGATCCTTCTTTAATTGGAAGACGTATTGTCTTGCCTGCTTCTTTCACTGGTGGTACCAGATACATGTTCAACAATTGTCAAGATGCTATggcaatttgtaaaaaatttggatatCCTGATTTGTTCATTACTATAACATGCAATGTCAATTGGagtgaaataaaagaatttgtcTTAGCAAAAGGGTTATCAGCTTCGGATAGACCTGATATTGTATGTAGAGTGTTCAAAATGAAGCTGGATGAAATGATGacagattttaagaaaaaagactTCTTTGGAAAAAGCACTGCAG GAATGTACACAGTAGAATTCCAAAAAAGAGGTCTACCTCATGCGCATATACTTTTATGGTTGGATGGAGAAAGCAAGTTGAAGAATTCAACTgatattgataaagtaatatCAGCTGAATTGCCAAATTCTGATCTGTACCCCAAATTGGAAAAAGTTGTCTCAAGTTACATGATTCATGGACCATGCGGACCTGCAAGACGTAATTCACCTTGCATGAAGGAAGGAAgatgttctaaattttatccaaaaaaattcaGATCTTCGACTTCAATTGACGAAGACGGATATCCATGCTATAGAAGACTTCATAATGGTAGATTTGTTGAGAAGAATGGAATTAAGCTGGACAACAGAAGTGTTGTTCCCTACAATCCACAACTTCTAATGAGGTATCAAGCACACGTCAATACAGAGTATTGCAACAAGACCAATTCAatcaaatatttgttcaaatatgtgaACAAAGGTCCGGACAGAGCTACTATTAAAATTAGCAAGAACTCTGCACAGTCTgaaaaatcaaccattattgATGAGATCAAAAGGTATTACGACTGTAGGTATCTATCACCATGTGAAGCTGCTTGGAGAATATTTGCTTTTGACATCCATCACAGATGGCCTCCTGTTCAGAGATTGACCTTTCATCTTCCTGGCCAACAATCAgctttgtttaaagatgatgatgatattaatgTGGTCTTCAACAGATACGAAAATGCTAACACCATgtttctagcttggtttgaagctaacAAAGTCTATGAGGAAGGAAAACAATTGACTTATTCAGAATTTCCAAGTAAATTTGTCTGGTTtgccaaagaaaaagaatggaaaccaaggaagaaaggCTACAACATTGGTAGACTTACTTATATTCCTCCTGGGTCTGGAGAACTTTATTATTTGAGGATATTACTGACCATTcaaaaaggttgtattgatTATGAAAGCATTAAGACAATTGATGGAAAGTATTATGAAACATACCAAGAAGCTTGCTATGTTTTGGGATTGTTGGCTGATGACAAagaatatattgatgcaatcaAAGAAGCAAGTGAATTTGCTTGTGGGTATGAACTTAGAAgattatttgttactttgttgTCCATGAATACAATTTCTAAACCAGATATAGTTTGGAATTGTACTTGGAGTATCTTATGTGATGgaattttgtaccaaaaaagGAAGGAGATGAACTTACCAG GTCTTCAAATTGAGACTGCTGAATTACAAAAACTATGTCTTCTGGAAATAGAGGAAATGCTACTGTCAAATGGTAGAAGTTTGAAAGATTATCCTTCATTACCTCAACTTGATCTTTCAGATGTACATACattcaataatagatttattgttgATGAGTTGCAATATAATAAACAAGACATGGCGAGAGAACATGACAGTTTGTTTAAAGCACTCAATGATGAACAAATTGATGTATATCAGCATATCATGACAGCAGTTCTTTCAAAGAAGGGAggattctttttcttatatggcTATGGTGGTACAGGTAAGACTTTTATGTGGAAGACATTGTCGGCTGGTCTAAGAAGCAAAGGCATGATTGTTTTGAACGTAGCATCAAGTGGAATTGCTTCTTTATTACTTCCTGGTGGAAAAACAGCACACTCTACCTTTTGCATCCCACTGTTAATTAATGAAGAATCAACTTGCAACATAGCACAAGGTAGTCTTAGGGCAAAACTTCTTATGGCTACCAGTTTGATTAtctgggatgaagcaccaatgatGAATAGAATGTGTTTTGAGGCATTTGATAGAACACTAAGAGATATTATGCGAAATGTTGATGATGCCAATAAAGACAAACCATTTGGTGGCAAAGCAGTTGTGTTAGGAGGTGACTTTAGACAAATTCTACCAGTTATCAAAAAAGGATCTAAGTTTGATATCATAAAATCATCAATCAACTATTCAGTGTTATGGAATTGTTGTAAAGTGCTAAAGTTATCCAAGAACATGAGATTAAGTACTACATCAAATACTGAAACAGCCAATGATATTCaagaatttgctgattggattTTGAAGATTGGAGACGCAAGAATGGATCTAAATGAAAATGGTGAGTGCATTGTTGAAATTCCCGAACAGATCCTAATTACAAACACAGATTTACCTTTATTGTCATTGGTTGAATTTGTCTATCCTGAATTTGTGGTTAACATGTTGAATcctaattattttgatgatggagcAATTTTGTGCCCAACAAATGATTCTGTAGAGCAAGTAAATGATTTCATGTTGTCCTTAATTGGTGGTGATGAGGTGACTTATTTAAGTTCAGATACACCTTGCCAATCTGATGAACAAGATGAAGTGCAATCTGAATGGTTTACAtctgaatttttaaatgatatcaaatgttcagGGATACCAAATCATAAACTGAAGTTGAAAACAGGTGTTCCAATTATGCTCTTGAGAAACATTGATCAAGCAAAAGGTTTATGCAATGGCACAAGATTGCAAGTCAAACATTTAGGCAAGAATGTAATATGTGCAACTGTAATTACTGGAAAAAACATTGGTGACAGCATTTTTATACCAAGAATGGATTTAGTGCCATCGGATTCAGGGTtgcctttcaaatttcaaagaagacaaTTTCCGATATCTTTATGCTTTGCAATGACGATTAACAAAAGTCAAGGACAAACGCTTTCTAGAGTTGGCCTTTATCTTCCACAACCTGTATTCACACATGGCCAACTATATGTTGCTATTTCTAGAGTCAAAACCAAAAGAggattgaaaatacttatattggatgaagatggaaaggtaacaaacacaactaaaaacgttgtgtacaaagaaatttttgaaactctttga
- the LOC114181653 gene encoding receptor-like protein EIX2: protein MSAYFLKSFYLLLLLSLLTSGISVTLKNSSESGEAKCIERERQALLSFKESFIDDFGMLSTWTNHHNNTDCCKWKRIHCNHQTGHVQLLDLHGTNDTLYLKSAINVTSLIHLKYIDHLDLSHNFFAGIYMPDFMGFTNLRYLDLSHSHFVGRIPSKLGDLSQLRYLNLRGNILWGEIPIQFGNLKLLQYLDLGELFLSGKIPSQIGNLRKLQYLSIGGYYGEITRLNIPNSLSGTIPFQIGNLPLLHTLRLGGNFDIKAKDAQWLSSLHSLTVLELNSLHNLGSSRRWLQTISKILQNLTELRLVDCNLLDNDIQSLFHAHSFNNFLSLALLDLSSNMLTSSTFQLLFNFSVHLQELYLPHNSISLSPSLCTNFPSLKILDLSYNNLSSSMFLGNFNISSKLQELHLGSSSLIDRNFLISSTSTTNSLSSLLHIDLSNNLLRSYSIFHWLSNFTTNLRTLHLGYNLLEGFIPDEFGKSMNSLEYLYLSNNKLHGKVPSFFGSMCRLQMLDLSNNKLNGEFSSFMQNSSWCSRHIIYGLNLSYNQITGKIPESIRLLSELESLSLEGNSLEGDVSESHFSNFSKLYYLSLSHNSLSLKFVSSWVPPFRLNFLHLASCKLGPNFPTWLQSQNSLIFLDIYDSGINDSVPEWFWNKLQNMYTLNMAHNNLIGSIPDMKLRLLSRPYINLNSNKFEGKVPLFLLQASELLLSSNNFSDLSSFLCGNVTAPNLATLDLSDNQIKGQLPNCWKSVDRLLFLDLSNNKLTGKIPISMGTLVKLEALVLRNNSLMGELPSSLKNCNNLIMLDVSENMLSGLVPSWIGESMQQLMILIMRGNHFSGNLPLHLCYLKSIQLFDLSRNKLWGGIPTCLNNFAALSEDNINRTTTESRVHWYNTTYYEFYTIFDDSYYTLHITWIWKGVERSFTHPELVLRSIDLSCNNLTGKMPREITCMIGLVSLNLSRNNLSGEIPSEIGNLSSLESLDLSRNQFNGRIPSSISQMDFLEKLDLSHNSLSGRIPLGRHLDTFDGSCFEGNIDLCGEQLNKSCAGDQTSVKPQEAAIHREDSVFYEALYMSLGIGFFTGFWGLLGPLLLWQPWRIAYLRFLNTLIDYLLVMVELDIVPKVA from the coding sequence ATGAGTGCTTATTTTCTCAAATCATTTTATCTTCTTCTCCTGCTTTCATTGCTTACTTCAGGAATTAGCGTGACATTGAAGAACTCAAGTGAAAGTGGTGAAGCAAAGTGCATAGAGAGGGAGAGGCAAGCACTTCTCAGCTTCAAAGAAAGCTTCATAGATGACTTTGGCATGCTGTCTACTTGGACCAACCATCACAATAATACAGATTGCTGCAAATGGAAACGCATTCACTGCAACCATCAAACTGGTCATGTACAACTACTTGATCTTCATGGAACCAACGACACACTGTATTTGAAAAGTGCAATCAATGTGACTTCATTGATCCACTTGAAATATATTGACCATCTAGATCTCAGCCATAATTTTTTTGCTGGGATTTATATGCCAGACTTCATGGGCTTCACCAACTTAAGATATCTTGATCTCTCCCATTCTCACTTTGTGGGGAGGATTCCTTCCAAACTTGGTGATCTTTCACAACTACGCTATCTAAATCTTAGGGGCAATATTCTTTGGGGAGAAATTCCTATTCAGTTTGGGAATCTCAAACTGTTACAGTATCTTGATCTTGGAGAACTTTTTCTTTCCGGAAAAATCCCATCTCAAATTGGGAATCTCAGAAAGCTACAGTATCTCAGTATTGGAGGTTATTATGGAGAGATTACGAGGTTAAATATTCCAAATTCTCTTTCCGGAACAATCCCTTTTCAAATTGGGAATCTTCCATTGTTGCATACTCTTCGGCTGGGTGGCAATTTTGATATAAAAGCTAAGGATGCACAGTGGCTGTCTTCTCTCCATTCCTTGACCGTTCTTGAGCTCAATTCATTGCATAATCTTGGCTCCTCTCGCCGGTGGCTACAAACTATCAGTAAGATCCTTCAAAACTTAACAGAGCTGAGGCTAGTTGATTGTAATCTTTTAGATAATGATATTCAATCTTTGTTTCACGCTCATTCTTTCAACAACTTCCTTTCTCTTGCCCTCCTAGACCTCTCTTCTAATATGTTAACATCATCAACATTTCAACTCTTGTTTAACTTTAGCGTTCATCTTCAAGAGCTTTATCTTCCTCATAATAGTATCTCTTTGTCACCTTCTCTGTGTACAAATTTTCCATCTCTTAAGATCCTTGACCTCTCTTATAATAATCTATCATCATCAATGTTTCTAGGTAATTTTAATATCAGCTCCAAACTCCAAGAGCTTCATCTAGGCAGCAGCAGTCTGATAGATAGAAATTTCCTTATTTCATCCACTTCCACAACGAATTCTTTGTCCTCTCTTCTCCACATTGATCTCTCTAACAACTTGTTAAGATCATACTCTATATTTCACTGGCTTTCTAATTTCACTACCAATCTTCGTACCCTGCACCTTGGTTATAATTTATTGGAAGGTTTCATTCCAGATGAATTTGGGAAATCGATGAACTCTCTTGAATATCTTTATCTCTCCAATAACAAACTACACGGAAAAGTTCCATCTTTCTTTGGGAGCATGTGCAGGTTACAGATGTTAGACCTCTCAAATAACAAGTTGAATGGTGAATTTTCGAGCTTCATGCAAAATTCTTCATGGTGTAGCAGACACATAATTTATGGATTGAACTTATCTTATAACCAAATTACTGGCAAGATACCTGAGAGCATCAGACTGCTATCTGAGTTAGAGTCCTTATCATTGGAGGGGAATTCTCTAGAGGGTGATGTCTCTGAAtctcatttttctaatttttccaaattataTTACTTATCCTTGTCACACAACTCGTTGTCTCTAAAATTTGTCTCTAGTTGGGTTCCTCCTTTTCGATTAAATTTCTTGCATCTTGCATCTTGTAAACTAGGTCCGAATTTTCCTACTTGGCTCCAGTCTCAAAATTCGTTAATCTTTCTGGATATATATGATAGTGGCATTAATGATTCCGTGCCAGAATGGTTTTGGAATAAGTTGCAGAATATGTACACGTTGAATATGGCTCACAATAATCTCATTGGTTCAATTCCTGATATGAAATTGAGGCTTCTTTCCAGaccatatataaatttaaattcaaataaatttgaggGAAAAGTTCCATTGTTTTTGTTACAAGCTTCCGAGCTGTTGCTCtcttcaaataatttttcagaTTTATCTTCGTTCTTATGTGGAAATGTCACAGCTCCAAACTTGGCCACTTTAGATTTATCAGATAATCAAATAAAGGGGCAGCTTCCAAATTGTTGGAAATCTGTAGACCGATTATTGTTTCTTGATTTAAGCAACAATAAATTAACAGGAAAAATTCCTATATCCATGGGCACCCTTGTTAAATTGGAAGCTTTGGTTTTACGAAACAATAGTTTAATGGGTGAATTGCCTTCCTCTTTGAAGAATTGCAACAATCTAATTATGCTGGATGTGAGTGAGAATATGTTGTCTGGTCTAGTACCATCATGGATTGGAGAAAGCATGCAACAACTGATGATATTGATCATGCGAGGGAATCATTTCTCTGGAAATCTTCCCCTTCATCTATGTTATTTGAAGAGTATTCAATTGTTTGATCTTTCAAGGAATAAATTGTGGGGAGGAATACCAACTTGTTTAAACAATTTTGCTGCGTTGTCTGAAGACAACATCAACAGAACTACAACTGAAAGTCGTGTGCATTGGTACAACACTACTTACTATGAATTTTATACTATTTTCGATGATAGTTATTATACGCTTCACATAACATGGATATGGAAAGGAGTGGAACGCAGCTTCACACATCCAGAATTGGTTCTTCGTAGCATTGATCTATCATGTAACAACTTAACAGGTAAAATGCCCAGAGAGATTACATGTATGATTGGATTAGTTTCTTTGAATTTATCAAGAAACAATTTGAGTGGAGAAATTCCTTCCGAGATTGGAAATCTAAGTTCACTCGAATCCCTTGACCTATCAAGAAATCAATTCAATGGGAGAATTCCTTCTTCTATTTCTCAAATGGATTTTCTGGAAAAATTAGACTTGTCACACAACTCTCTTTCCGGAAGAATCCCATTGGGAAGACACTTGGATACATTTGATGGCTCTTGTTTTGAAGGAAATATTGATCTTTGTGGTGAACAACTTAACAAGAGTTGTGCTGGAGATCAGACATCAGTAAAGCCTCAAGAAGCTGCAATCCATAGAGAAGATTCTGTTTTCTATGAAGCATTATACATGAGTTTGGGGATAGGATTTTTCACAGGCTTTTGGGGCTTATTAGGACCATTACTACTTTGGCAACCATGGAGAATTGCTTACTTGAGATTCTTGAACACACTCATAGACTATCTACTTGTAATGGTTGAACTGGACATAGTGCCAAAGGTGGCTTAA